From one Thunnus maccoyii chromosome 6, fThuMac1.1, whole genome shotgun sequence genomic stretch:
- the zgc:113149 gene encoding formin-like protein 20 isoform X1: MSAPWREDDEEFRVGGVKGGLKAKPRFSLTEVKLLLEAVKRNRYIILRKFNQGVSAEAKKQTWAEITDQINGLGENHREVRQIMKKWADLKCDGKRRVAALRGPNGTNVRKKNMGPVERMVHKILMMSPRGDGDSDLDLEDDDFSKFCSKGPPSNPSPYSYLSLTDNSHSLPGGASLDLSPLSSPEKELPGDPFHSSSDFDLDLADDGEPGMDYDENDDSMFSYHSSLPPPSSTSLDPLPDNALLRVKPVYTYSRNNSQTQNQTPSSRPPPGPSSSSSSSSFVASTSAGFPPASESDAALSGAAPPPPSQSPTSSTATAPSLPAPTSSSSSSFTLPPASPSSSTANDSTSHPTPSSSSVPPPPPPPPPPPPPLPPSAAVSSSVASPAPSSSAPSSNSHPPPPPSSVLPPKRPSHPSSNLSDPLPAGASSHRTPDHVAQLASQSLQQQRASRMLLTSVSQSLEILAQSVQLLVESQQEFVQESLLLQRETVDILRDFSNTALTMLRDKSNSGQMATHHHPAPRF; encoded by the exons ATGTCGGCCCCGTGGCGTGAGGACGACGAAGAGTTTAGGGTGGGAGGAGTAAAAGGGGGGTTGAAAGCCAAACCCAGGTTCTCCTTAACTGAGGTGAAACTGCTTCTGGAGGCAGTGAAGAGGAACAGATACATCATCCTCA GGAAGTTTAACCAAGGTGTGTCGGCAGAAGCCAAGAAACAGACCTGGGCTGAAATCACTGATCAGATCAACGGTCTGGGAGAGAATCACAGAGAG GTGCGTCAGATCATGAAGAAATGGGCCGACCTCAAATGTGACGGAAAGCGACGTGTGGCAGCCCTCCGGGGCCCCAACGGCACCAACGTTAGGAAGAAGAACATGGGCCCCGTGGAGAGGATGGTCCATAAGATACTGATGATGAGTCCAAGAGGAG ATGGCGACAGTGATCTGGACTTGGAAGATGATGATTTTTCAAAGTTCTGCAGTAAAGGTCCACCGTCTAACCCTTCCCCTTACTCCTACCTCAGCCTGACAGACAACTCCCACTCTTTACCAGGAGGAGCCTCCTTAgacctttctcctctctcctcaccagAGAAAGAACTTCCCG GCGATCCTTTCCATTCGTCCTCTGACTTTGACTTAGACCTGGCGGACGATGGAG AACCCGGCATGGATTACGATGAAAACGACGACTCCATGTTCTCCTACCATTCCTCtctccccccaccctcctccacctccttggACCCTCTGCCTGACAACGCCCTGCTGAGGGTCAAGCCGGTCTACACCTACTCCCGAAACAACAGCCAGACCCAGAACCAAACCCCTTCCTCCAGACCTCCACCTGgaccctcctcctcttcctcctcctcctctttcgtGGCCTCCACCTCCGCCGGTTTCCCTCCGGCGTCCGAATCAGACGCCGCCTTGTCCGGCGCCGCGCCTCCGCCGCCGTCACAATCCCCCACAAGCTCCACTGCCACCGCCCCCTCCCTCCCCGCTcccacctcctcttcttcctcctctttcactctccctcccgcttctccctcctcctctacaGCCAATGACTCCACCTCACACCCTACGCCCTCCTCTTCTTCCgtcccacctcctcctcctccccctcctcctcctcctcctccccttcctccctccgCTGCTGTATCCTCCTCCGTCGCCTCTCCCGCTCCCTCCTCTTCCGCCCCCTCCTCTAATTCGCatccaccacctcctccctcttcaGTCCTCCCACCTAAACGTCCCTCCCATCCAAGCTCGAACCTGTCTGACCCTCTCCCGGCCGGAGCCTCCTCCCACAGGACCCCCGACCACGTGGCCCAGCTGGCGTCTCAGAGCCTCCAGCAGCAGCGGGCCAGCAGGATGCTCCTCACCTCCGTGTCTCAGTCCTTGGAGATTTTGGCTCAGTCGGTCCAGCTGCTGGTGGAGAGCCAGCAGGAGTTCGTGCAGGAGTCCCTCCTGCTGCAGAGGGAGACGGTGGACATCCTGAGAGATTTTTCCAACACCGCTCTGACTATGCTGCGGGATAAATCCAACAGCGGACAAATGGCGACACATCATCATCCCGCCCCACGCTTCTGA
- the LOC121899021 gene encoding scavenger receptor cysteine-rich type 1 protein M130-like: MERRVLMVFLSLWSSVLRAEHVSTVPDDIRLVGGASHCAGKLEMKHQGEWKPVDYQYYDWNLRNATDSVRLVNGTNLCSGRLEVKSNTSWSSVCEDDFDLQDAEVVCRELGCGGSANLQAMPFGAPVLTKEFLCGGRESTLLDCRSSATDTCSSGKAVGLTCSEPADVRLVGGASQCAGTLEMKKWGEWKPVDETDRSLKLAGDVCGRLDCGSVVSNRRREEISHGFMWRIESDCDESSLIKCSTKSVYSSSKLEITCSDSVRLVNASTLCSGRLEVKSEQSWSSVCEDDFDLKDAEVVCRELGCGAPSVLQGALYGEMQALVWTEEFQCKGSESALLDCGRSGSTKNTCSSDKAVGLTCSEPDDVRLVGGASRCAGRLEVKHQGEWGTVDNDLWSLKETSVICRWLDCGASVSAVRREDSSGRPAWLINFSCVQSKSTLRECVTSKSSLSDSCLEITCSESVRLVNESGPCSGRLEVKPNQSWSSVCEDDFDLQDAEVVCRELGCGAPSVLQGALYGEVEALVRTEEFKCEGNESALLDCGVSGSARKTCSPRQAVGLTCSEPDDARLVGEPSRCAGTLEMKHQGEWRPVTHWYSKWDQKSAAAVCARLVCGSAVSTNIIGDSSERLVWWIDSSCVQSTSSMRECLLETDVNECYSGLRVICSDLLAKPIISLSPSIDGVSEAKQQGPQFLRGSNFTIRCSVEPQYPGGMFQLIFTTSAAAQNYTLPAVNHSAHFLFSAADHTHQGDYRCVYHVCVFSQNFSSESQRLCLYVAASLTDLIIRLFVLLLAMMSFIAGICLYSKASRGQSRDVRRTLGSVGGCDGWGVDEEAVGGWKK, translated from the exons ATGGAGCGCAGAGTGCTGAtggtgtttctgtctctctggaGCTCAG tgCTCCGAGCTGAACATGTTTCAACAG TACCTGATGATatcaggttggtgggaggagccagCCACTGTGCCGGCAAACTGGAGATGAAACACCAAGGAGAGTGGAAACCAGTGGATTACCAGTACTATGACTGGAACCTGAGAAATGCAAC agactctgtcaggctggtgaatgggaCTAACCTGTGCTCAGGCAGGCTGGAGGTGAAGTCTAACACgtcgtggtcctcagtgtgtgaagaTGACTTTGACCtgcaggatgcagaggtggtGTGTAGGGAGCTTGGTTGTGGAGGTTCTGCAAACCTCCAGGCGATGCCGTTTGGGGCTCCAGTGCTGACCAAAGAGTTCCTTTGTGGCGGCCGTGAGTCGACTCTCCTGGACTGCAGAAGCTCAGCGACAGACACCTGCTCCTCTGGTaaagctgttggactcacctgtTCAG AGCCTGCTGATGTCAGGTTGGTTGGAGGAGCCAGCCAATGCGCTGGCACACTGGAGATGAAAAAATGGGGCGAATGGAAACCAGTGGATGAGACGGACCGGAGCCTGAAGTTAGCAGGTGATGTGTGTGGACGGCTGGACTGTGGCTCTGTTGTttcaaacagaagaagagaagagatcTCACATGGATTTATGTGGAGAATCGAATCTGACTGTGATGAATCTTCACTGATTAAATGTTCTACAAAAAGTGTATATTCCTCTTCCAAGCTGGAGATAACCTGCTCAG ACTCCGTCAGGCTGGTGAATGCGTCTACtctgtgttcaggcagactggaggtgaagtctgagcagtcgtggtcctcagtgtgtgaagaTGACTTTGACCTGAAGGATGCAGAGGTGGTATGTAGGGAGCTTGGTTGTGGagctccttcagtcctccagggggcgcTCTATGGAGAAATGCAAGCTCTAGTCTGGACTGAAGAGTTCCAGTGTAAAGGAAGtgagtctgctctcctggactgtggaCGCTCAGGGTCAACTAAGAACACCTGCTCATCTGAcaaagctgttggactcacctgctcag AACCTGATGatgtcaggttggtgggaggagcTAGCCGCTGCGCTGGTAGACTGGAGGTGAAACACCAAGGAGAATGGGGGACGGTAGATAACGATTTGTGGAGCCTGAAGGAAACATCCGTAATATGTAGATGGCTGGACTGTGGCGCCTCTGTTTCAGCAGTAAGGAGAGAGGATAGCTCAGGACGACCTGCGTGGTTGATCAACTTTTCGTGTGTTCAGTCTAAATCTACACTGAGGGAGTGTGTGACATCAAAGAGTAGTCTTAGTGACTCCTGCCTGGAAAtcacctgctcag AGtctgtcaggctggtgaatgAGTCTGGTCCCtgttcaggcagactggaggtgaagcCTAACCAGTCGTGGTCTTCAGTGTGTGAAGATGACTTTGACCtgcaggatgcagaggtggtGTGTAGGGAGCTTGGGTGTGGGGCAccttcagtcctccagggggcgctctatggagaagtggaggctcTAGTCCGGACAGAAGAGTTCAAGTGTGAAGGCAATGAGTCCGCTTTACTGGACTGTGGAGTGTCTGGCTCAGCAAGGAAGACCTGCTCACCTAGACAAGCTGTcggactcacctgctcag AGCCAGATGATGCCAGGTTGGTGGGAGAGCCCAGTCGCTGCGCTGGTACTCTGGAGATGAAACACCAGGGAGAGTGGAGACCAGTGACTCACTGGTATTCTAAATGGGACCAGAAGTctgcagctgcagtgtgtgCACGGCTGGTTTGTGGTTCTGCTGTTTCAACAAATATAATAGGAGATTCTTCAGAGAGACTTGTGTGGTGGATCGATTCTTCTTGTGTCCAGTCAACATCTTCAATGAGGGAGTGTCTACTGGAGACTGATGTAAATGAATGCTATTCCGGCCTGAGAGTGATATGTTCAG ATTTGCTGGCTAAGCCAatcatctccctctctccctccatcgACGGGGTCTCTGAGGCCAAGCAGCAGGGGCCTCAGTTCCTCAGGGGCTCCAACTTCACCATCAGGTGCTCAGTCGAACCACAGTACCCAGGAGGCATGTTCCAGCTCATCTTCACCacctcagctgcagcacagaacTACACTCTGCCGGCTGTCAATCACTCTGcccatttcctgttttctgCTGCAGACCACACCCACCAAGGGGATTACAGATGTGTTTATCACGTCTGTGTTTTCTCCCAAAACTTCTCCTCTGAGAGCCAGCGACTCTGTCTCTATGTAGCAG CCTCTCTAACAGATTTGATCATCAGACTGTTTGTCCTTCTCCTGGCTATGATGTCATTTATTGCTGGTATCTGCCTCTACTCTAAG gccagcagggggcagagCCGGGACGTGAGAAGAACACTGGGCTCAGTTGGTGGTTGTGACGGCTGGGGGGTCGATGAAGAGGCTGTTGGTGGGTGGAAAAAGTAG
- the zgc:113149 gene encoding vegetative cell wall protein gp1 isoform X2: MSAPWREDDEEFRVGGVKGGLKAKPRFSLTEVKLLLEAVKRNRYIILRKFNQGVSAEAKKQTWAEITDQINGLGENHREVRQIMKKWADLKCDGKRRVAALRGPNGTNVRKKNMGPVERMVHKILMMSPRGDGDSDLDLEDDDFSKFCSKGPPSNPSPYSYLSLTDNSHSLPGGASLDLSPLSSPEKELPEPGMDYDENDDSMFSYHSSLPPPSSTSLDPLPDNALLRVKPVYTYSRNNSQTQNQTPSSRPPPGPSSSSSSSSFVASTSAGFPPASESDAALSGAAPPPPSQSPTSSTATAPSLPAPTSSSSSSFTLPPASPSSSTANDSTSHPTPSSSSVPPPPPPPPPPPPPLPPSAAVSSSVASPAPSSSAPSSNSHPPPPPSSVLPPKRPSHPSSNLSDPLPAGASSHRTPDHVAQLASQSLQQQRASRMLLTSVSQSLEILAQSVQLLVESQQEFVQESLLLQRETVDILRDFSNTALTMLRDKSNSGQMATHHHPAPRF; the protein is encoded by the exons ATGTCGGCCCCGTGGCGTGAGGACGACGAAGAGTTTAGGGTGGGAGGAGTAAAAGGGGGGTTGAAAGCCAAACCCAGGTTCTCCTTAACTGAGGTGAAACTGCTTCTGGAGGCAGTGAAGAGGAACAGATACATCATCCTCA GGAAGTTTAACCAAGGTGTGTCGGCAGAAGCCAAGAAACAGACCTGGGCTGAAATCACTGATCAGATCAACGGTCTGGGAGAGAATCACAGAGAG GTGCGTCAGATCATGAAGAAATGGGCCGACCTCAAATGTGACGGAAAGCGACGTGTGGCAGCCCTCCGGGGCCCCAACGGCACCAACGTTAGGAAGAAGAACATGGGCCCCGTGGAGAGGATGGTCCATAAGATACTGATGATGAGTCCAAGAGGAG ATGGCGACAGTGATCTGGACTTGGAAGATGATGATTTTTCAAAGTTCTGCAGTAAAGGTCCACCGTCTAACCCTTCCCCTTACTCCTACCTCAGCCTGACAGACAACTCCCACTCTTTACCAGGAGGAGCCTCCTTAgacctttctcctctctcctcaccagAGAAAGAACTTCCCG AACCCGGCATGGATTACGATGAAAACGACGACTCCATGTTCTCCTACCATTCCTCtctccccccaccctcctccacctccttggACCCTCTGCCTGACAACGCCCTGCTGAGGGTCAAGCCGGTCTACACCTACTCCCGAAACAACAGCCAGACCCAGAACCAAACCCCTTCCTCCAGACCTCCACCTGgaccctcctcctcttcctcctcctcctctttcgtGGCCTCCACCTCCGCCGGTTTCCCTCCGGCGTCCGAATCAGACGCCGCCTTGTCCGGCGCCGCGCCTCCGCCGCCGTCACAATCCCCCACAAGCTCCACTGCCACCGCCCCCTCCCTCCCCGCTcccacctcctcttcttcctcctctttcactctccctcccgcttctccctcctcctctacaGCCAATGACTCCACCTCACACCCTACGCCCTCCTCTTCTTCCgtcccacctcctcctcctccccctcctcctcctcctcctccccttcctccctccgCTGCTGTATCCTCCTCCGTCGCCTCTCCCGCTCCCTCCTCTTCCGCCCCCTCCTCTAATTCGCatccaccacctcctccctcttcaGTCCTCCCACCTAAACGTCCCTCCCATCCAAGCTCGAACCTGTCTGACCCTCTCCCGGCCGGAGCCTCCTCCCACAGGACCCCCGACCACGTGGCCCAGCTGGCGTCTCAGAGCCTCCAGCAGCAGCGGGCCAGCAGGATGCTCCTCACCTCCGTGTCTCAGTCCTTGGAGATTTTGGCTCAGTCGGTCCAGCTGCTGGTGGAGAGCCAGCAGGAGTTCGTGCAGGAGTCCCTCCTGCTGCAGAGGGAGACGGTGGACATCCTGAGAGATTTTTCCAACACCGCTCTGACTATGCTGCGGGATAAATCCAACAGCGGACAAATGGCGACACATCATCATCCCGCCCCACGCTTCTGA